Proteins encoded in a region of the Nicotiana tomentosiformis chromosome 9, ASM39032v3, whole genome shotgun sequence genome:
- the LOC104115867 gene encoding non-specific lipid transfer protein GPI-anchored 21-like isoform X1, with translation MEGFKFLNDFGRLAPFLAIVIMIFSIQVSGQINTACSAAMLRSFNPCINFMSSGGSGSPTSACCQSLKELTSSGKDCLCLIVTGNVPFKVPNRNWAITLPKACNNGGVPIECKGSATPLPAPGPAALVPSGSPRSFRNPRSPPAPSPEGDDVPEPFNPPLGPVGETTPDLTPPSPPNGFGTPNTGLTPPSPSGGSLGNPYNGFTPPSTTDGGFGNPDTSSGFKPDLTPSYSPHSQRLSVFVLLAACGAIALKLY, from the exons atggaagGGTTCAAATTCTTGAATGATTTTGGTCGATTGGCACCGTTTTTGGCTATTGTTATAATGATTTTTAGCATCCAGGTTTCTGGGCAAATTAATACAGCCTGTAGCGCTGCAATGCTACGTAGCTTTAACCCTTGTATAAACTTCATGAGCAGTGGTGGTTCAGGTTCACCAACTTCAGCTTGTTGTCAATCTCTCAAGGAACTTACGAGCAGTGGCAAAGATTGCCTCTGCCTGATTGTAACTGGAAATGTTCCTTTTAAAGTACCAAACAGAAATTGGGCAATTACCCTGCCCAAAGCTTGTAACAACGGTGGTGTTCCCATCGAATGCAAAG GTTCTGCTACCCCTCTTCCAGCTCCAG GTCCAGCTGCCTTAGTACCATCAGGGTCTCCTAGATCATTTCGAAATCCTAGGTCACCTCCAGCTCCTAGCCCTGAAG GCGATGATGTCCCTGAGCCGTTCAATCCTCCTTTGGGACCAGTGGGTGAGACAACACCAGACTTAACACCACCATCTCCACCAAATGGCTTTGGAACTCCTAATACTGGTTTAACGCCACCTTCTCCATCAGGCGGCAGCTTGGGAAATCCTTACAATGGTTTCACACCGCCATCTACAACAGACGGCGGGTTTGGAAATCCTGATACAAGTTCAGGATTCAAGCCTGATTTGACTCCTTCCTATTCCCCGCATTCGCAGAGACTTTCAGTATTTGTACTTCTAGCAGCCTGTGGAGCAATTGCTTTGAAGTTATACTGA
- the LOC104115867 gene encoding non-specific lipid transfer protein GPI-anchored 21-like isoform X2, with the protein MEGFKFLNDFGRLAPFLAIVIMIFSIQVSGQINTACSAAMLRSFNPCINFMSSGGSGSPTSACCQSLKELTSSGKDCLCLIVTGNVPFKVPNRNWAITLPKACNNGGVPIECKGSATPLPAPGPAALVPSGSPRSFRNPRSPPAPSPEGDDVPEPFNPPLGPVGETTPDLTPPSPSGGSLGNPYNGFTPPSTTDGGFGNPDTSSGFKPDLTPSYSPHSQRLSVFVLLAACGAIALKLY; encoded by the exons atggaagGGTTCAAATTCTTGAATGATTTTGGTCGATTGGCACCGTTTTTGGCTATTGTTATAATGATTTTTAGCATCCAGGTTTCTGGGCAAATTAATACAGCCTGTAGCGCTGCAATGCTACGTAGCTTTAACCCTTGTATAAACTTCATGAGCAGTGGTGGTTCAGGTTCACCAACTTCAGCTTGTTGTCAATCTCTCAAGGAACTTACGAGCAGTGGCAAAGATTGCCTCTGCCTGATTGTAACTGGAAATGTTCCTTTTAAAGTACCAAACAGAAATTGGGCAATTACCCTGCCCAAAGCTTGTAACAACGGTGGTGTTCCCATCGAATGCAAAG GTTCTGCTACCCCTCTTCCAGCTCCAG GTCCAGCTGCCTTAGTACCATCAGGGTCTCCTAGATCATTTCGAAATCCTAGGTCACCTCCAGCTCCTAGCCCTGAAG GCGATGATGTCCCTGAGCCGTTCAATCCTCCTTTGGGACCAGTGGGTGAGACAACACCAGACTTAACACCACCATCTCCA TCAGGCGGCAGCTTGGGAAATCCTTACAATGGTTTCACACCGCCATCTACAACAGACGGCGGGTTTGGAAATCCTGATACAAGTTCAGGATTCAAGCCTGATTTGACTCCTTCCTATTCCCCGCATTCGCAGAGACTTTCAGTATTTGTACTTCTAGCAGCCTGTGGAGCAATTGCTTTGAAGTTATACTGA